TATTATATTTTCCCCTTCTGTAGGAAAGAGACCAAGAATAGGCCTACTACTTTTGTATGAACAGTGCTCAGAGAACATTATATCTAACATTCCTTCTTCTAGTTCATTAGGTTCTCTTCCAAGTTTTTCTTTAATATATTTCATTTCAGAATCTTCTAGCATTCCCACACTTCCTAATAATAATGATATAAAAAGATTAATTAAATGATAAAAATTATACTAAAATTACAATATTTATAATATTATACTAAATAATACTAAATTGCAATAATTATAATAATTACAATAATTTAGATATGATATAATTTAACTATGATAATTTATAATTAATTGTATAATAAGTTGTATAAAACTTAATATAATTATCTTTCTACAACTTAGTTAAAATACTTTATATAAATATCATATATTTATTATAAATAATGATTAAAAAAATAAAAAAAATAAAAAAGTGAGATAATTAAAATAATTAATTATTATCTCTTTAAATATAGATATATTATTTTGTTTTAGTGTTTTAGGCTTATTGATTTTTTGTTGTTAGCTAGTATTATTTCTTTGTTTTTGTTTTTGGGATCGATTTGGAAGTGGGCTATGCAGTATCTGTGATTAGCTTTATCTGGGAAGTAGCTGACGATTATTGATATTTTCTTTCCTGGAGCTATTGATTTAATTTTGATGTATTTGGTTTTGATTTTAACTCCGTTTCTCATATGGAAAAGAGCCAAAGTAGTAGCCTTAGATTTTAAACTTCCAGTATTAGCTATTGTAACTCTATATGTAGATACTCTTTTCTTGAAAGACAATTTTTTAATTGATGCAATTCCTAAGTTAGTTTTAGGGTTGACTTTCTGCACTTTTGATATTGTTGATGATTTGTAGTTGTTGTCTCCTGCAAATTTAGCTGTTAAAGTATGTTTTCCACCCTTTAATCCAGCGATATTGAATACAGCTATTCCATTGTTATTAGTTGTTGCTGTGTATGTTTTTCCTTTGATTGTTATTGATACTTTTTTGCCTTTGAGGATATTTCCATCTGCATCTTTAAGAGTTACTTTTATATTGGTTTTTTTACCTTGGTTGATTGTTGGTGCAGAAATTGTTAGAGTAACAGTTTGAATAGCTCTAAAACTAGTAGTTTTACTAAATGCATAGTATACATTGTTTTGATTTAAAGCTACTGTAACTTGAATATTAGCTATTTTAGTTGGAATATAAGTTAAACTCCACTCACCAGCACTATTAGTAGTTACAGTATATACTTTACCATCAACAGTAACAGTTAACTTAACATTAGCTAATGGATTACCATTTTGGTCTTTAGCTACACCACGAATAGTGGTTGGTTTTCCAACAGTAGAATTAGGAGCAATTATAGTTGAACTAGCTGATAACCGTTTAATAACACCATCAGCTATATTATTTTTAGCTTCTCCACTACTGCCCTCACCAGTAGATGCATATATTCCATTATCATCTCTATCTGGATTGCTATTAGTTATAGTAGAGTCCCCATCAACATTGACTTCACTATTACCACTACTGCCGTCACCAGCAGTAGTAGCTATTGAATCACCATTATTACCAGCAGTATTATTAGCTATATCAGAATCATTAACATTAACATTACTATTACCAGTACTATTCTCACCAGTAGAAGAAGAAACACCACCACCATTGTTACCGGCAGTGTTGTCAATTATGGTTGAGTTATTAATATTAACATTACTACTGTCAATAAGATAAGTATCACTAGTACTAGAAGAAACAGCACCACCATCCCTGCCAGCAGAATTACCAGTTAAATCACAATCAGAAATAATTACATTAGAACTAGAAATAGATATGGCTCCGCCATCAAGAGCTGCGTTGTTATATCTAAAAGTAGAATTAGTAATATTCACTGAACAATTATTATCTATTCTTAACGCACCCCCACAAGCACTAGCATTATTGTCCTCAAATAAAGAATCGATAATCTGAACATTACAATTATTTGACATAAATACAGCACCAGCTTGGTTTCCACTATGATTCTTAAAAGTACAATTACTAATTATTCCTGAATTATTATTGGCCATGAAAATTGCACCACCAATAGAAATAGCAGAATTAGATATAAAGCTACAATTAATTATTTCAAAATATTTAGTATTGGAGTGAATTAATAAACCTCCACCAGCATCAGTAGCAAAATTAGATATAAAATTACAATTAATTAAACTTATATTAGCACTATAAATATTATAAAGCCCCCCACCTAAACCACCAGCATTATTAAATGTGAAATTACATCCAGTTAAACTAATATTTCCCTGATTAAGAATTGCTCCACCACTACCAAGTGCAGTATTATTAGTAAATACACAATCTATTAATGTCATTTTTGTAGCTT
This genomic window from Methanobrevibacter sp. TMH8 contains:
- a CDS encoding Ig-like domain repeat protein is translated as MNIYFNPYKRGGEIIKQNKKITHTLIIVSIFLLAVISLQAGFAATTTTIDNTTAGGISGALGSSSPGDIIELDEGTYTGNNNTNMTINKNITIQGNGPTGKIILDAQGLSRIFIIDNNLDVIFINITFINGNSTNGGLYGHGGAIINMNQATKMTLIDCVFTNNTALGSGGAILNQGNISLTGCNFTFNNAGGLGGGLYNIYSANISLINCNFISNFATDAGGGLLIHSNTKYFEIINCSFISNSAISIGGAIFMANNNSGIISNCTFKNHSGNQAGAVFMSNNCNVQIIDSLFEDNNASACGGALRIDNNCSVNITNSTFRYNNAALDGGAISISSSNVIISDCDLTGNSAGRDGGAVSSSTSDTYLIDSSNVNINNSTIIDNTAGNNGGGVSSSTGENSTGNSNVNVNDSDIANNTAGNNGDSIATTAGDGSSGNSEVNVDGDSTITNSNPDRDDNGIYASTGEGSSGEAKNNIADGVIKRLSASSTIIAPNSTVGKPTTIRGVAKDQNGNPLANVKLTVTVDGKVYTVTTNSAGEWSLTYIPTKIANIQVTVALNQNNVYYAFSKTTSFRAIQTVTLTISAPTINQGKKTNIKVTLKDADGNILKGKKVSITIKGKTYTATTNNNGIAVFNIAGLKGGKHTLTAKFAGDNNYKSSTISKVQKVNPKTNLGIASIKKLSFKKRVSTYRVTIANTGSLKSKATTLALFHMRNGVKIKTKYIKIKSIAPGKKISIIVSYFPDKANHRYCIAHFQIDPKNKNKEIILANNKKSISLKH